A genomic stretch from Serratia entomophila includes:
- a CDS encoding type IV secretion protein Rhs yields the protein MGQQQEGIKRALTVGEINLARSVFGSSVFYEKVFVHCDSYLPFGLQASRTAMAPNGEVWFRQALYKADFFTAAAGFQHVFIHEMSHVWQYQKGMWVRTRGLLSWAAEYKYRLDGKQLLHNYSMEQQASIIADYWFLKKYGYTIWLGAINNGVNFQGVTDKAIARKYEYALSQFFKQR from the coding sequence ATGGGACAACAACAAGAAGGGATAAAACGGGCGTTAACGGTGGGTGAAATTAATTTGGCCCGTTCGGTGTTTGGCAGTTCAGTTTTCTATGAGAAGGTGTTTGTCCACTGCGATAGCTATCTGCCGTTTGGACTGCAAGCCAGCAGAACGGCGATGGCGCCCAACGGAGAAGTCTGGTTTAGACAAGCCTTGTATAAGGCTGATTTTTTCACGGCCGCCGCAGGTTTCCAGCATGTATTTATCCACGAAATGAGCCATGTCTGGCAGTACCAAAAAGGTATGTGGGTGAGAACCCGAGGGCTATTGAGTTGGGCTGCCGAATACAAATATCGACTCGATGGTAAACAGCTGTTGCATAACTACTCCATGGAACAACAGGCTTCAATCATCGCTGATTATTGGTTCCTGAAGAAGTATGGTTACACTATCTGGCTGGGCGCGATTAACAATGGCGTGAATTTTCAGGGCGTAACGGATAAAGCGATCGCCAGAAAATACGAATATGCGCTTTCTCAGTTTTTTAAGCAGAGGTAA
- a CDS encoding putative T6SS immunity periplasmic lipoprotein, producing MNRIILAGTLTLLLAGCMHMNDPRPKNYAASVTVVDNHVCVRVQPEGDERLAGVIIEEIGNANAIFGKNFADNEMPVVTAVTCIIDDNYKFEDGKSYGVSVTLLSREKRRKGIEPAARLFGAGFSAHNENGIIQVVPAH from the coding sequence ATGAACCGCATTATTTTGGCTGGAACGCTGACTTTGCTGCTCGCCGGCTGTATGCATATGAACGATCCGAGGCCAAAGAACTATGCGGCCAGCGTCACTGTCGTTGATAACCACGTTTGTGTGCGGGTTCAGCCGGAAGGGGATGAGCGGTTGGCCGGCGTCATTATCGAAGAAATCGGCAACGCCAACGCTATCTTCGGCAAGAACTTCGCGGATAACGAGATGCCCGTGGTCACAGCGGTTACGTGCATTATCGACGATAACTATAAATTCGAAGACGGGAAGTCTTACGGGGTATCGGTGACGCTGTTGTCGCGGGAGAAACGACGTAAAGGCATTGAACCTGCCGCCCGGCTATTTGGTGCTGGGTTTAGTGCGCACAATGAAAATGGCATCATCCAGGTGGTTCCTGCTCACTAA
- a CDS encoding glycerophosphodiester phosphodiesterase family protein: MIRFSHLLLASALSLCSLAAGAAAGHAPAIIAHRGGTADAPENTRIAIETALKNGADAIWITLQQSKDGVIVLYRPSDLKALTNQQGPVSAYTAEQLARADAGWSFAKGEAHPFRGQGIGIPRLDEVLQAFPRVTFYLDIKSPDADPAQFGKALLATLQDTDSLNRTRVYSTDANYLQALPSQIKRFENRDQTRSLLANITMAHQCDVKPDAQQPRWYGLELKREVEVVEKYTLGEGRSRAFLTWDKESMDCFRSQGPAHIILFGVNSPQEYQQALALGADGVMVNSPAAAKSFRKAK; this comes from the coding sequence ATGATCAGGTTTTCCCATTTGCTGTTGGCCTCCGCGCTGTCGCTCTGCTCGCTGGCCGCAGGCGCCGCTGCCGGCCATGCGCCGGCGATTATCGCCCACCGTGGCGGCACCGCCGACGCGCCGGAAAATACCCGCATCGCCATTGAAACCGCGCTGAAAAACGGCGCCGACGCCATCTGGATCACCCTGCAGCAGTCCAAAGACGGCGTCATCGTGCTGTACCGCCCTTCGGATCTGAAGGCCTTGACCAATCAGCAGGGGCCGGTTTCCGCCTACACCGCCGAGCAGTTGGCCAGGGCTGACGCCGGCTGGTCGTTCGCCAAAGGCGAGGCTCATCCGTTCCGCGGCCAGGGCATCGGCATTCCGCGGCTCGACGAGGTGCTGCAGGCCTTCCCGCGCGTCACCTTCTATCTGGACATCAAATCGCCGGACGCCGACCCGGCGCAGTTCGGCAAAGCGCTGCTGGCGACGCTGCAGGATACCGATAGCCTGAACCGCACCCGCGTCTACTCCACCGACGCCAACTACCTGCAGGCGCTGCCGTCGCAGATCAAACGCTTCGAGAACCGCGACCAAACCCGCAGCCTGCTGGCCAATATCACCATGGCGCACCAGTGCGACGTTAAGCCGGATGCCCAGCAGCCGCGTTGGTACGGGCTGGAGCTGAAGCGCGAAGTGGAGGTGGTGGAGAAATATACCCTGGGCGAAGGGCGCTCCAGGGCGTTTCTGACCTGGGATAAGGAATCGATGGACTGCTTCCGTTCGCAAGGCCCGGCGCACATCATTCTGTTCGGCGTCAATTCGCCGCAGGAGTACCAGCAGGCGCTGGCGCTGGGCGCCGATGGGGTGATGGTCAACTCGCCGGCCGCGGCGAAAAGCTTCCGCAAGGCGAAATAA
- the dinB gene encoding DNA polymerase IV: MRKIIHVDMDCFFAAVEMRDDPSLRDIPLAIGGSADRRGVISTANYPARRYGVHSAMSTAMALKLCPHLTLLPGRMAAYKEASLHIREIFARYTPLIEPLSLDEAYLDVTDSRQCNGSATLIAQEIRQAIADELNLTASAGIAPIKFLAKIASELNKPNGQYVITPAQVPAFLQQLPLSKIPGVGKVTAKRLEEVGLITCADVQQYDLALLLKRFGKFGRVLWERCQGIDLREVSSERLRKSVGVERTLAEDIHDWEECEALIVDKLYPELELRLRKVKPDLHIARQGVKLKFQDFQQTTQEHVFPVLNRQDLLEVARQAWRERREGRGVRLVGLHVTLLDPQLERQLLLPWE; encoded by the coding sequence ATGCGTAAAATCATTCATGTCGATATGGACTGCTTCTTCGCGGCGGTGGAAATGCGCGACGATCCCAGCCTGCGCGATATTCCGCTGGCGATTGGCGGCAGCGCCGATCGGCGCGGGGTGATCAGCACCGCCAACTACCCCGCGCGCCGCTACGGGGTACACAGCGCCATGTCGACGGCGATGGCGCTCAAACTGTGCCCGCATCTCACCCTGCTGCCGGGCCGCATGGCGGCCTACAAGGAAGCTTCGCTGCACATCCGCGAGATCTTCGCCCGCTACACCCCGCTGATCGAGCCGCTGTCATTGGATGAAGCCTATCTGGACGTGACCGACAGCCGCCAGTGCAACGGATCGGCAACCCTGATCGCCCAGGAAATCCGCCAGGCGATCGCCGACGAACTGAACCTCACCGCCTCGGCCGGCATTGCGCCGATCAAATTCCTCGCCAAGATCGCCTCCGAGCTGAACAAGCCGAACGGGCAGTATGTGATCACGCCGGCGCAGGTGCCGGCGTTTTTACAGCAGCTGCCGCTGAGCAAGATCCCCGGCGTCGGCAAGGTGACCGCCAAGCGGCTGGAAGAGGTGGGGTTAATCACCTGCGCCGACGTGCAGCAGTACGATCTGGCGCTGCTGCTCAAGCGCTTCGGCAAGTTTGGCCGGGTGCTGTGGGAACGCTGCCAGGGCATTGACCTGCGCGAGGTTTCCTCTGAGCGGTTGCGTAAGTCGGTAGGGGTGGAGCGCACGCTGGCGGAGGACATCCACGACTGGGAAGAGTGCGAGGCGCTGATTGTCGATAAACTCTACCCCGAACTGGAGCTGCGGCTGCGCAAGGTGAAGCCGGACCTGCATATCGCCCGCCAGGGAGTGAAGCTGAAGTTTCAGGATTTTCAGCAAACCACCCAGGAGCACGTTTTCCCGGTGCTGAATCGGCAGGATTTGCTGGAGGTGGCGCGGCAGGCGTGGCGCGAGCGCCGGGAAGGGCGCGGCGTGCGGCTGGTGGGGCTGCACGTGACGCTGCTGGATCCGCAGCTGGAGCGACAGCTGCTGCTGCCATGGGAATGA